One Podarcis muralis chromosome Z, rPodMur119.hap1.1, whole genome shotgun sequence DNA segment encodes these proteins:
- the LOC114589168 gene encoding centromere-associated protein E-like: MCEEGAVTACVRVRPLPARMQTLRRKRVLSGKLKNAPYLSLMGPNLLPLIIESKEMTEISSCDSPVVVSHLNLVDLAGSERATQTGAEGIHLQEGLNVNRSLCILGQVIKNLCEEQSGAYVNYRDSTLTWLLHKSLGGNSKTAIIFTVILTSFEETL; this comes from the exons ATGTGCGAGGAAGGTGCTGTCACTGCCTGCGTTCGGGTGCGCCCGCTCCCCGCCAG AATGCAGACCTTGCGGAGGAAGAGAGTATTATCTGGAAAACTGAAGAATGCACCATATCTCAGCTTGATGGGACCAAATCTTTTACCTTTG atcatTGAAAGCAAAGAGATGACGGAGATCTCAAGCTGCGATAGCCCTGTGGTGGTATCTCACTTG AATTTGGTAGATTTGGCAGGAAGTGAAAGAGCTACCCAAACAGGTGCTGAAG GGATCCATCTCCAAGAAGGCCTCAATGTAAACCGGAGCCTCTGCATCTTGGGCCAAGTTATCAAGAACCTTTGTGAAGAGCAGAGTGG AGCCTACGTCAACTACAGAGACAGTACGTTAACATGGCTTCTGCACAAATCACTTGGTGGCAATTCTAAGACTGCTATCATCTTCACGGTCATTCTGACATCGTTCGAAGAAACGCTTTGA